The genomic interval GCAGCGGGCTAAAAATCTCACTACTTCTAGTAGAAACTAGGGGCAACCGCCTCAGTGAGTTTTCCTGAAGCAAGTGGGAGACTTGATGCTTAACTTCTTCCACACACTCACCTATGGAAGCAGACGAGCTACACTTTTTAGAGGATAGCCTAGCGAATTCGAAGATGCTTTACTGCGAGACCTGCCACGAGGACACGCTGCACACGCATGAGGAAATATTACAACAGAAGGAGACAGTAGCGGAGTTCAAGATGCGGTGCACAGACTGCATGAGTTGCCGCACCTGGATTGACGTGAATGAGTAAGCGACTCTACTTGCGGCCTCCGATATGAAAACCAAAAACTTCCTTCAGTACCCAGCACCCAAAGTAGCCTAATACGAATGACGATATCATAATTTGTAGGAAAAGAACAAGGTCGAAGGTAGAAAACATAGCTATGCTTGTGGCTGGAAGCCTAGTTATAATCTTCGTGCTCGTTGTAGGATTGGCCTTTGGGCAGTGCTTTGCCAAAGAAGCTGAAGAGCGTAAGCACAATCCCGATGTTTACTACATCACGTCCCCAGCTGGGGCCATAGGGGCTGTAAAGAAAAATGGCCGTGGTCAGGATAAACAGGAACGTTCTCATCGTAGCAGTCAAAGAGAATAAGTCACTGTTAAACATACGGATTCTATAGGATATAGTAGACCCAAAGCAAAAAGGAGCACCCCAGATGGATGCTCCTTTTTGTCGACTTAAGCTATTCCTAGCGAGCCGCTACGGTCGCTGGCGGTGTGCTGAGCACCCGGGCCTTGAGAATATCCTGATTCGTAATGTTCAGTGATAAGTGACGCCCTCCACCTTTCTCGAACATCTCGACCACCAGCACCTTATCATCTGGGATGGTAAACTTTGGATAGACGTACACCCGCCCCATGGACGCATTGCCCGTAATAGCGCCACGCCCACTGTTGTACACATACCGCGGTGTTACTTCCGATTCTTGCACGGCCGTGCGCTTTACCGTTTTCTTGTCACGGACATAGAACTTCACGAAGTCGATATCATAGCCGATGTTCGACTTATTGAACATGTACATCTGAAAGTAAAACAGATCATCGGCCGTATAGAGGCCGTGTAGACCTAGGGTAATATCATCCTTGGCCACGTCATGCCGGCGTACGGTGCGCTTCTTGGTGGCCACGTCAGCGGACGTAGATTCAATATTGTTTTTCGCTTGGACCGCTTTACTTGCCTGCACGACAGAAGGAGCACCGTTGCCATTGTTGCCACCGGCAAAGTTCACGTTGATGATTTTCGGGTCGCGCTCGTAGTCCACCAGGAAGGAATACAGTTTGCCGTCAGCCGTGAGCACCGTCATGTTAGTCTGAGCAAAGCTGGCAGCATTCGCCTTTACCTTCACGATGTTTTCAGCTCCTTGCGCCTTGTCGGCAATGATGTTGCCGCTACCTAGGTCTACGTAGGTCACAGGGCCCGGAAAAATCAAGTGCGTCGTTTTCTGAAAGCCCACGCCCAAGTGATAGCTGGCAATCAGGTTTTGGGAGTCAATAGTGAGGAATGGCAGCGGCTTTTGTTGGGCCACTGACGAGAAAGAAAGACCTAGGCTAGCTAGGGAGGCGAGTACGAACTGGCGAGTTTTCATTACTGGAGCAAGAGTTTGTAGTTGGCTTTCAGATTGATTTTGACCAGTTTGATCTTGTTGCCGGCGATAGCCTTCCCGGTCTGAATGGCAATGCCTGCGGCTTGGGCCCCAAGGCTCGGTGACATGGTAAGCAGGTCGGCGCTGCTGGCGCCGTTAGCCATGCTTTGTTTAGCGGCATCCCGATCTACCGAGCCGGGAATGTTCAACCCCTCCCCTCCATCCAAATCATAAGCGGATAGGCTGACGGGCACAATGCTGTTATCGTACTGAATCGAATTGATGGTAATGGTGAGCCGTTGCCCGCTCAGGCCACATACCCCATAGACGAAGGTGTTAGCGGGAATCACGCGCCCCTCGAGCTGCACATCGGCCAGCAGGCGAAGCTTTACGGTTTGGCCCTGCACCA from Hymenobacter sp. GOD-10R carries:
- the traN gene encoding conjugative transposon protein TraN → MKTRQFVLASLASLGLSFSSVAQQKPLPFLTIDSQNLIASYHLGVGFQKTTHLIFPGPVTYVDLGSGNIIADKAQGAENIVKVKANAASFAQTNMTVLTADGKLYSFLVDYERDPKIINVNFAGGNNGNGAPSVVQASKAVQAKNNIESTSADVATKKRTVRRHDVAKDDITLGLHGLYTADDLFYFQMYMFNKSNIGYDIDFVKFYVRDKKTVKRTAVQESEVTPRYVYNSGRGAITGNASMGRVYVYPKFTIPDDKVLVVEMFEKGGGRHLSLNITNQDILKARVLSTPPATVAAR